CTTGCGGAAACCCTGGCGCGCACCGTCAAATTCAAAGAATCCCGCGGCGATCGGACCGCGAAGTCCGGGTGCGACTTCGGTTTCGACGAAGGTCTTGCGCGAGACCAGGTGTTCGTTCTTGGGCACTTCGTCCGGAGTCAGTACCGGAGTGCAGACGATCCCGCGCTTCTGCGCCTCGATGGACGCTTCTTCCATGGTCATGCTCGCGAAGTGCTCGGTAAACACCTCCGCCAGTCGCGGCGCGATCATGATGCGGGCGATGAAGCTGTCCAGGCCCGGATCCTGAAGATCCTCGGGATCACCAATCCACTCGCGCATCGATCTCCACTGCCGGGGACTCAGGATCACGAGACGCACGTAACCGGTCTTGCACGCGTAGATCTTGTAGATCGGACCCGATCCGGCCCGCACTTCGACTGCGTCCAGGCCCGTCGCCTCCCGTGCAGCGCTGGCACTCGGGAACGACCAGTCGATCGTCTGGGCCACCGCTTCGACCGACGAGACATCCAGGTGTTGCCCGTGTCCCGTCTTCAGGCGCTGCCAGTAGGCGAGAAGAGTGGCGTAGGCCGCAGCCGTGGCCGCAGTGTCCTCTGCCATGGTCGCGGGCGGAATCAGTGGATCTTTTTCAGGGAGCCCGGCCTTGAAGACCATGCCGCCCATGGCGGCCAACACGGAGTCCGTCGCGAGCCAGTCCCGATAGGGCCCGGTCTGGCCGAAGTGCGAGATCGATGTGACGATCAGATGTGGGAAATTTTCGCATAACTCCGACGGATCCAGTCCGAGACCTGCAAGTGTTCCGGGCGCCGACGATTCGATCAGCACGTCGGAACTCTCCAGAAGCCCGTGCAGCACCGCGCGATCGTCTTCCAGGTTCAAGTCGAGCACACGACCGCGCTTATTGAAGTTGCGACACGCAAAGTGCAGGCTCTCGCCGCGATGCAGGGGCGGGTGGTTTCGCGACTGCGCGCCCCCCGGGGGTTCGATACGGGTTACATCAGCACCCAGGTCGGCGAGGAGGCGACCGCAGAGTTCTCCGTGGCCGTCGGCGAGATCGACGATGCGAAGGCCGGCAAGGGGTGAGAGTTCAGACATCGACCAGATCCTCCTGTCGGGGGAGTCAGAGAACGCCCAGCAGAGATTTCTGCCGCAGTTGCGCGTTGCGCCCGACGAGTTCTTCTCTCGTCAGCCTCTCGAGTAGCTCACGGTCTTCACTTACCGCCCAGGTGCGTGCGCCGTCCTCGAGTCTGCACGCGAAGATCGCGCGGGAGACTGCGCCGTCGACGTAGGTCGAGGCATAGGATTCAATTGTCGCTTCGCCGTCGAAGTTCTCTTCGAACTTGCACCGCGAAAGCGCTTCGATGGCCGGACTGAGTTCCTCATAGCGGAAGCCCTGTTCCGGAGGCCGGGTGGAGTAGACGCCGAAGGCGTGATTGCTCAAACAACCGCCGACACCTGTGATCAGGCCAAAGCTCCCGGGATCTTCGCGCAATTGGTTCATCATCGTGGCAGTGGCGTGCAGCACATAGCTATTGAACGGCCCGCCTGCGAAGCTCAAGCCGCCCGTGATACTCAATGCTCGATCCGCGGGAATCTCCAGGGCCTGTGCGGAAAGCTGAACCGCGGAGGGAAAGCAGCTGTACAGGTCGAGGTAGCGGATCGCGTCGAGTTCGAGTTCGACGAGTTCCAGGGCGCGACGTCCGGCGATCTCCATGGCCGGCTCGCGATCCATATGGAGACGATGGGACAAACCCGGAACCCCGCTGCACTCGGTCGCGGCATGGGGAAACACGAAACGCTCCTCCGAGATCCCGTGGCGTTGCGCGGCCTCGACCGAGCACAAGATCACGCTCGCTGCCTGGTCGACGACCATGTTCGAGCACATGTACTTCGTGTACGGGTAGGTCGTCATGCGATTGTCAGCAGACGGCGTGCGGATCTCTTCAGGGCTGAGTGCTTTCTTCGTCCACGCGTAGGGATTGCCCAGTGCGACCTCGTTGAACCTGGACCAGAGTTCCGACAGGTACCTGGAGTGTTTGTCGGGGGTCCGGCCCGCGCGGAATCTCAGGGCGTTTTCGATCATCGCGAACCACTGTGTGGGGATCAGCAGGCCGAGATCTCGTTCCGGGCGTTGTGGCATCGGTCCGGTCAGGCCTACCGTCAGGTCGGGCAGCGCATCGCTCTGCTCGATTCGCTGCAGCTTCACGCCCGCACGCCACGCGCGTCGCTTGCTGTGTTCGGCTTCGGCGCCCGCGATCACCACGATGTCTCGTTCGCCGCTCGCGATTTCGCGGGCCGACGCGCTGATCAGCTTCTGGACCGTCGTGCCGCTGATCACGCCCAGAGCCGTCTGAGCTCCTTCCGCGCCAAACCGCTCTTTCAGGATCGCGCCCGGGTCCGAGTACTCCCAG
The bacterium genome window above contains:
- a CDS encoding acetyl-CoA acetyltransferase; this translates as MSLDPRTPVLVGCGQLVQRVDDPLDGAEPLDLMQAAAECAADDSGARDLLRAADSVRILQGLWEYSDPGAILKERFGAEGAQTALGVISGTTVQKLISASAREIASGERDIVVIAGAEAEHSKRRAWRAGVKLQRIEQSDALPDLTVGLTGPMPQRPERDLGLLIPTQWFAMIENALRFRAGRTPDKHSRYLSELWSRFNEVALGNPYAWTKKALSPEEIRTPSADNRMTTYPYTKYMCSNMVVDQAASVILCSVEAAQRHGISEERFVFPHAATECSGVPGLSHRLHMDREPAMEIAGRRALELVELELDAIRYLDLYSCFPSAVQLSAQALEIPADRALSITGGLSFAGGPFNSYVLHATATMMNQLREDPGSFGLITGVGGCLSNHAFGVYSTRPPEQGFRYEELSPAIEALSRCKFEENFDGEATIESYASTYVDGAVSRAIFACRLEDGARTWAVSEDRELLERLTREELVGRNAQLRQKSLLGVL